A portion of the Celeribacter baekdonensis genome contains these proteins:
- a CDS encoding acetyl-CoA hydrolase/transferase family protein, with protein sequence MTQPSRIAPQSLQSKIMSAEDAASLVQNGAAVGMSGFTGSGYPKAVPLALAARIEAEHSAGQPFRIKIWSGASTGPELDGALAKADGIDFRLPYNSDPIARQKINAGEMNYFDMHLSQVAPMAWQGFLGPLDTAIIEVSGITPEGDLIPSSSIGNNKTWLERADKIILEVNSWQSEMLDGMHDIYYGTALPPNRVPIPLNKPDDRIGQPHFKVDPSKIVAIVETDAPDRNAPFSAPGDTAEAIADHILEFLMWEAKRAGLPPSLLPLQSGVGNVPNAVMAGLIKAPFEQMTAFTEVIQDGMLDMIEAGTLRVASATAFSLSPEKAEYFNTHARLFRDKLILRPQEISNHPELVRRLGCIAMNGLIEADIYGNVNSTHVMGSRIQNGIGGSGDFARNAYLSIFMTPSIAKNGAISAIVPMASHVDHINQDVQVIVTEQGLADLRGLDPKKKAALIIENCAHPMYRDALREYFERAKKSSFGGHTPHDLREALSWHQRFIDTGSML encoded by the coding sequence TTGACCCAGCCCTCGCGCATCGCGCCGCAATCGCTTCAATCCAAAATCATGAGTGCCGAAGACGCCGCAAGCCTTGTTCAAAATGGGGCGGCGGTGGGTATGAGCGGCTTTACTGGCTCGGGCTATCCCAAAGCCGTGCCGCTCGCTCTGGCCGCGCGCATTGAGGCCGAACATTCTGCGGGTCAGCCGTTTCGAATCAAAATCTGGTCCGGTGCCTCAACCGGCCCCGAGCTTGACGGTGCCTTGGCCAAAGCCGACGGCATTGACTTCCGCCTGCCCTACAACTCCGATCCCATCGCGCGGCAAAAGATCAATGCGGGCGAGATGAACTATTTCGACATGCATCTGTCGCAGGTCGCGCCGATGGCATGGCAGGGCTTTTTGGGTCCGCTGGACACCGCGATCATCGAGGTCTCCGGCATCACGCCCGAAGGCGATTTGATCCCCTCTTCTTCCATCGGCAACAACAAAACATGGCTGGAGCGCGCCGATAAAATCATCCTTGAGGTTAACAGTTGGCAAAGCGAAATGCTCGACGGGATGCATGACATCTACTACGGCACGGCTTTGCCGCCGAACCGCGTGCCGATCCCGTTGAACAAGCCCGATGATCGCATCGGTCAGCCGCATTTCAAGGTCGATCCGTCCAAAATCGTCGCCATTGTCGAAACCGACGCCCCCGACCGCAACGCCCCGTTTTCCGCCCCCGGCGACACCGCCGAAGCGATTGCCGACCACATCCTTGAGTTCCTGATGTGGGAGGCCAAACGCGCGGGCCTACCGCCCAGCCTGTTGCCGTTGCAATCGGGCGTTGGCAACGTGCCCAACGCGGTGATGGCCGGGTTGATCAAAGCGCCCTTTGAGCAAATGACCGCCTTCACCGAGGTGATCCAAGACGGCATGCTCGACATGATCGAAGCCGGCACTTTGCGCGTCGCCTCCGCCACGGCCTTTTCGCTTTCCCCTGAAAAGGCCGAGTATTTCAACACCCATGCCCGGCTGTTTCGCGACAAATTGATCCTGCGGCCGCAGGAGATTTCGAACCACCCCGAACTGGTGCGCCGCCTTGGCTGTATTGCGATGAACGGGCTGATTGAGGCGGATATTTACGGCAATGTGAACTCGACCCATGTGATGGGATCGCGCATTCAAAACGGCATTGGCGGCTCGGGCGATTTTGCCCGCAACGCCTATCTGTCGATTTTCATGACGCCCTCGATCGCCAAAAACGGGGCCATTTCCGCGATTGTGCCGATGGCGAGCCATGTCGATCACATCAACCAAGACGTTCAGGTGATTGTCACCGAACAAGGCTTGGCCGATTTGCGCGGTTTGGACCCGAAAAAGAAGGCCGCTTTGATCATCGAAAACTGTGCCCATCCGATGTATCGTGATGCGCTGCGGGAGTATTTCGAGCGGGCTAAAAAGAGTTCGTTTGGCGGTCACACGCCGCATGATCTGCGCGAGGCGCTGAGTTGGCATCAAAGGTTCATTGACACTGGCTCGATGCTGTAA